A genome region from Bufo gargarizans isolate SCDJY-AF-19 chromosome 2, ASM1485885v1, whole genome shotgun sequence includes the following:
- the HAND1 gene encoding heart- and neural crest derivatives-expressed protein 1, with amino-acid sequence MNIIGSYQHHHHMMPEPYIFAPGSRCHQDRPFFQGWVLNPGEVSPSEFANQPPYSPDYGNVDPAQSSSSSRLEALGGRLARRKGVPPKKERRRTESINSAFAELRECIPNVPADTKLSKIKTLRLATSYIGYLMDVLAKDEEPGDTEGFKAELKKMDSRDCKRKREAQNEVWSAAPQGEKKIKGRTGWPQQVWALELNP; translated from the exons ATGAACATCATAGGGAGTTACCAGCATCATCACCACATGATGCCAGAACCTTATATATTCGCCCCTGGCTCTAGATGTCACCAGGACAGACCTTTCTTCCAAGGATGGGTCCTAAATCCAGGAGAAGTCTCCCCATCCGAATTCGCCAACCAGCCTCCATATAGTCCTGATTATGGCAATGTGGATCCTGCCCAGAGCAGCAGTAGCAGCCGCTTGGAGGCTCTAGGTGGTCGACTGGCTAGAAGGAAAggagtcccccccaaaaaagaaaggaGAAGGACGGAGAGTATTAACAGTGCGTTTGCAGAGCTTAGAGAATGTATCCCCAATGTGCCAGCCGATACCAAGCTCTCCAAGATAAAGACCCTCAGGCTAGCCACCAGCTACATCGGCTACCTAATGGATGTCCTGGCAAAGGACGAGGAACCTGGGGACACAGAGGGGTTCAAAGCCGAGCTCAAGAAAATGGACAGTAGAGACTGCAAACGGAAAAGAGAAGCT CAAAATGAAGTTTGGAGTGCTGCACCCCAAGGAGAGAAGAAAATAAAGGGAAGGACAGGGTGGCCACAACAGGTCTGGGCCTTAGAACTAAACCCTTAA